The following are encoded in a window of Desulfosporosinus sp. Sb-LF genomic DNA:
- a CDS encoding Lrp/AsnC ligand binding domain-containing protein has protein sequence MGLQRLPQVQECYTLTGSHDYLLKIVAKDMSSYRDFIIDSLMQNPTVSKVETSMVMGTEKRTVYVPIDEV, from the coding sequence CTGGGTTTACAGCGGTTACCACAGGTTCAAGAATGTTACACACTTACAGGAAGCCACGACTATCTGCTTAAGATTGTTGCAAAGGATATGTCGAGCTATAGGGATTTTATTATTGATTCATTAATGCAGAATCCCACTGTTAGCAAGGTTGAAACAAGTATGGTTATGGGAACTGAAAAAAGAACGGTCTATGTGCCCATTGATGAAGTGTAA
- a CDS encoding flavin reductase family protein: protein MKKSLGAKTLVYPTPVLVICTYDNEGNPNAMTAAWGGICCSSPPCVAISLRKATYTYGNLMDKKAFTINIPSENYVREADYFGIVSGKMEDKFAKTGLTPVKSDTVDAPYIREFPVNLECKIIQVIEIGLHTQFIGEVMDVKIDDTIQEDQPIIEQIQPLIFAPDSRNYYVIGKQIAKAFSIGNEIG, encoded by the coding sequence ATGAAGAAAAGTTTGGGCGCCAAAACTTTGGTTTACCCTACACCGGTTTTGGTTATATGTACCTATGATAATGAAGGCAATCCAAATGCCATGACTGCTGCATGGGGAGGTATTTGCTGCTCATCTCCGCCTTGTGTAGCGATTTCATTACGCAAAGCCACTTATACGTATGGTAACCTTATGGACAAAAAGGCTTTCACAATAAATATTCCTTCAGAAAACTATGTTAGAGAAGCCGACTATTTTGGAATAGTATCTGGAAAAATGGAAGATAAATTTGCTAAGACTGGTCTTACACCGGTAAAAAGTGATACTGTTGATGCCCCATATATTAGAGAATTTCCAGTTAATTTAGAGTGTAAAATTATACAGGTTATTGAAATTGGCCTACACACCCAGTTTATCGGAGAGGTTATGGATGTTAAAATTGATGATACCATACAAGAAGATCAGCCGATTATAGAACAAATACAACCTTTAATATTTGCCCCCGACAGTAGAAATTACTATGTTATTGGGAAACAAATTGCCAAGGCATTTTCTATTGGCAATGAAATAGGGTAA
- a CDS encoding LysR substrate-binding domain-containing protein, protein MSFLIDEDIHAIEELNGCHKGRLLIGASTTPGVYLLPKTLGIYKSIYPGIVPKLEIANSQRIVEMVNANSLDIGIIGEEIICPPELRVEPWLKDELFLVVPDKHPWVNKASVHVSDLENEQFIFSERGSSTRSIIENILANHGLK, encoded by the coding sequence ATTTCCTTTTTAATTGACGAGGATATACATGCCATTGAAGAACTAAATGGATGCCACAAGGGCAGATTATTAATAGGTGCAAGCACAACTCCAGGTGTCTATTTATTACCTAAGACTTTGGGCATTTACAAATCTATTTATCCAGGAATTGTTCCTAAATTAGAGATAGCCAACAGTCAGAGAATAGTAGAGATGGTTAATGCAAATAGTCTCGATATCGGCATCATCGGAGAAGAAATAATTTGTCCACCAGAGCTCCGTGTAGAACCGTGGCTGAAAGATGAATTGTTCTTAGTCGTCCCAGATAAGCATCCATGGGTTAATAAAGCCAGCGTTCACGTAAGTGACTTAGAAAATGAACAATTTATATTTAGTGAGCGCGGTTCAAGCACTAGGTCAATTATCGAGAATATCCTTGCCAACCATGGGTTAAAGTGA
- a CDS encoding LysR substrate-binding domain-containing protein — MSISLELNNTEAVKQAVSAGLGVSIVSGFTVISNSGIVCIPIEGLGFYRMFNIIYHKNKIFSPATRSFSIFLKSKSF; from the coding sequence GTGAGCATTTCTTTAGAATTAAACAATACCGAAGCGGTAAAACAAGCAGTAAGTGCCGGTTTAGGAGTCTCCATAGTTTCTGGATTTACGGTTATCAGTAATTCGGGAATTGTCTGTATTCCAATAGAAGGATTAGGCTTCTATAGAATGTTTAATATTATTTATCATAAGAACAAGATATTTTCTCCAGCCACCAGAAGTTTCTCGATCTTTCTCAAATCGAAATCGTTCTAA
- a CDS encoding DUF1456 family protein — translation MDNNDILIRLRYALDIRDVDMQKIFKLGGADFTQEEVRKLLIKSKETYRYDNEVVDKINEKDENIKCKNSTFEAFLNGFIILKRGKQEPKPGLPETLELTNNDKPNNMLLKKLKIALSLTSEDMLDIFQKAGVIITKGELSALLRKVGHNNYKECGDKFARNFLKGLAIKIRG, via the coding sequence ATGGATAACAACGATATATTAATCAGATTAAGATATGCACTAGACATCCGGGACGTAGATATGCAGAAGATATTTAAACTTGGTGGCGCTGATTTCACACAAGAAGAAGTGAGAAAGCTACTCATAAAATCAAAAGAAACTTACCGTTACGATAATGAAGTTGTCGACAAAATAAATGAAAAAGATGAGAATATAAAATGCAAGAATAGTACATTTGAGGCTTTTTTAAATGGCTTTATTATCTTGAAAAGAGGAAAACAAGAGCCCAAACCAGGGCTGCCTGAAACACTAGAACTGACTAATAATGATAAGCCAAATAATATGCTGCTTAAGAAATTGAAAATAGCTCTATCATTGACAAGTGAGGATATGCTGGATATATTCCAAAAAGCAGGAGTCATTATAACAAAGGGAGAATTGAGCGCTCTCTTAAGAAAAGTAGGTCACAACAATTATAAAGAGTGTGGGGATAAATTCGCTAGAAATTTCTTAAAGGGATTAGCTATAAAAATCAGGGGATAG
- a CDS encoding PAS domain-containing protein: MSKDWVTRMPFDIMNLKFILGEYKVKSKVDILNTEDSYIVSSHNIVTEIGNGFLELTGRSMDEPMDNLIGKSLVEIGEMLRINSQILLENIHNYYAGYIFTKFLEPREVNISLFYDKDTNEQIYTFVEKPNSRLDDKLSFVKQTLLDNIVGAAIYSVPDSIMLRVNQNYLDFHDSPFNEETSLGLPISKIITGYVGTESEVVTNTALETGKTSYHREIRLNKFARGITYWDTIRTPIFESGKIKYMLLTTTEATERVLKNQIIEQQNEIIIQQKQELIQQQKELLNRQKNMLDLSTEAIFAWDLNGGIIYWNKGAELMYGYSCEEVIGHISQDLFKTLYPSNIDNIKSILKRDSFWNGEIEHTRKDGKKLLVETRHQVILNELGHKIVIETNHDITGRNWMEEELDKSQRLNTEIIESINDGFFYLSKEWRFIFINNRAANNMGYEPHELLNINIWDKFLHLKGSQIENNFRYVMSERESIQFELSGILTDRYYEYNVYPTSEGISVYWIDITEKKAKEKELIESKEEVMKNRMDKEMARLDKLSLVGAVAAGIGHEVRNPMTTIRGYLQLLGSKQEFSKYNSQFALMIDELDRANSIITEFLSLAKDRVVELKVQSLKEIVEHIFPLIQADGLVTDKYIQMELEEVSEIPLDEKEIRQLILNFVLNGSQAMSPGGTMKIRTFMEEDEIVLSVEDDGKGITPEVLGKIGTPFFTTKENGTGLGLAVCYSIVARHNAKIEIETGTTGTTFFVRFRK; encoded by the coding sequence ATGTCAAAGGATTGGGTTACTCGTATGCCTTTTGATATAATGAATCTAAAGTTCATTTTGGGGGAATATAAAGTGAAATCTAAAGTAGATATTTTAAATACTGAAGATTCTTATATAGTTTCATCTCATAATATCGTAACCGAAATAGGAAATGGTTTTCTCGAGCTTACTGGGCGTTCAATGGATGAACCTATGGATAATCTGATAGGAAAATCACTCGTGGAAATAGGAGAGATGTTAAGAATTAATTCACAAATTCTTCTTGAGAATATCCACAATTATTATGCTGGGTATATATTTACAAAGTTCCTTGAACCGCGAGAAGTAAACATATCACTTTTTTATGATAAAGATACAAATGAGCAAATATATACTTTTGTTGAAAAACCAAATTCCCGACTTGACGACAAGCTCAGCTTCGTGAAACAAACATTACTTGATAATATAGTGGGTGCAGCTATTTACAGTGTACCAGATTCAATAATGCTTAGAGTAAATCAAAACTATCTTGATTTTCATGATTCTCCATTCAATGAAGAAACTAGTTTAGGTTTACCTATTAGTAAGATCATAACCGGATATGTAGGAACCGAATCTGAAGTTGTTACTAATACTGCCCTTGAAACAGGAAAGACCAGCTATCATAGAGAAATAAGATTAAATAAATTTGCAAGAGGCATAACTTATTGGGATACCATTAGAACACCTATATTTGAAAGTGGAAAGATAAAATACATGTTGTTAACTACTACAGAGGCAACGGAAAGGGTTTTGAAAAATCAAATAATAGAACAACAAAATGAGATTATAATTCAACAGAAACAAGAACTAATCCAACAGCAAAAGGAATTATTGAATAGGCAGAAGAACATGTTAGACCTTTCTACTGAAGCGATTTTTGCATGGGACTTAAATGGAGGTATTATATATTGGAATAAAGGAGCAGAGCTGATGTATGGGTATAGCTGTGAAGAGGTTATCGGACACATCAGTCAGGACCTGTTTAAAACCTTATATCCAAGTAATATTGATAATATTAAATCGATCTTGAAAAGAGATAGCTTTTGGAACGGTGAAATAGAACACACTAGAAAAGATGGAAAAAAATTACTTGTCGAGACGAGACATCAGGTCATTTTGAATGAACTAGGGCACAAAATTGTGATTGAAACCAACCATGATATTACGGGACGCAATTGGATGGAAGAGGAGTTAGATAAATCTCAACGCCTTAATACTGAAATTATAGAGAGTATTAATGACGGGTTCTTTTATCTTAGTAAAGAATGGCGTTTTATATTTATCAACAACCGAGCAGCTAATAATATGGGTTATGAGCCTCATGAACTTTTAAACATAAATATCTGGGATAAGTTCTTACATCTAAAAGGTTCACAAATTGAAAACAACTTTCGTTATGTAATGTCTGAGCGCGAGAGTATCCAATTTGAATTATCAGGTATATTAACCGATAGATATTATGAGTACAATGTCTATCCTACAAGTGAAGGTATTTCGGTTTATTGGATTGATATTACAGAAAAAAAGGCAAAAGAAAAAGAACTAATCGAGTCTAAAGAAGAAGTAATGAAAAATAGAATGGATAAAGAAATGGCTCGCCTAGATAAATTGAGCCTTGTGGGTGCGGTGGCAGCAGGCATCGGCCATGAAGTCAGGAACCCGATGACTACCATTCGAGGGTATCTGCAACTGCTTGGTAGTAAGCAAGAGTTTTCTAAATATAATAGCCAGTTTGCTCTAATGATTGATGAGCTAGACAGGGCAAATTCAATTATTACAGAGTTCCTTTCCTTAGCGAAAGATAGGGTTGTAGAATTAAAAGTGCAAAGCCTAAAAGAAATAGTTGAACACATATTCCCGTTAATCCAAGCGGATGGATTGGTTACCGACAAATACATACAAATGGAACTAGAAGAAGTCTCGGAAATCCCTCTAGACGAAAAGGAAATCCGACAATTAATTCTCAACTTTGTTCTAAACGGCTCGCAAGCAATGTCCCCTGGTGGAACTATGAAAATAAGAACGTTTATGGAGGAAGATGAAATTGTATTGTCGGTAGAGGATGATGGTAAAGGAATAACACCAGAAGTGCTTGGGAAAATCGGCACCCCATTTTTTACAACAAAGGAAAATGGAACAGGTCTAGGATTAGCGGTTTGTTACAGCATTGTAGCAAGACATAATGCGAAAATTGAAATTGAAACTGGTACAACAGGGACAACATTTTTTGTTCGATTTAGAAAGTAA
- a CDS encoding TIM barrel protein — protein sequence MLIEKEKLVANLSFLFLEKPFMERFAEVKKAGLKRVEFMFPYDYNLDEIEFQLKTYDLEFILFNLPAGDWDNGERGIAVDPRRKDEFRAGVAQAIEAARKFKVKQVNSLVGKVLPEIPREEQWSTLIQNIRYAAEQLQPEGIRLLLEPLNHLDNPSFFLNTTDDVLKLIAEVNHENVYLQYDVYHAAREGEDILNVLHEALPKIAHIQIADNPGRHQPGSGSIDYKSFFAALKEVGYSNAVAMEYVPDPSTVASLEWIKDFE from the coding sequence ATGCTAATCGAAAAAGAAAAACTGGTTGCGAATTTGTCCTTTCTTTTTCTAGAAAAACCGTTCATGGAACGTTTTGCTGAGGTAAAAAAAGCAGGGCTTAAACGTGTCGAATTTATGTTTCCTTATGACTATAACCTTGACGAAATTGAGTTTCAGCTCAAGACTTACGACTTAGAATTCATACTCTTCAATTTGCCGGCTGGGGATTGGGACAACGGAGAACGTGGAATTGCTGTTGACCCCCGTCGTAAGGACGAGTTTCGTGCAGGAGTAGCTCAAGCAATTGAGGCCGCTCGCAAGTTTAAGGTGAAGCAAGTCAATTCTCTCGTAGGTAAGGTTTTACCTGAGATTCCACGGGAGGAACAATGGTCGACTTTAATTCAAAATATTCGCTATGCTGCTGAGCAACTTCAACCTGAGGGAATCCGGCTTCTTCTTGAACCACTAAATCACCTAGATAACCCTAGTTTCTTTCTCAATACGACCGATGATGTACTTAAGCTAATCGCTGAAGTCAATCACGAAAATGTTTATCTGCAATATGATGTTTACCATGCAGCTCGTGAAGGCGAGGATATCCTAAACGTTCTCCACGAAGCTTTGCCTAAGATTGCTCACATTCAAATCGCAGATAACCCGGGTCGACATCAACCAGGCTCAGGGTCGATCGACTACAAGTCCTTTTTCGCAGCTTTAAAAGAGGTTGGGTACTCTAATGCCGTTGCCATGGAATATGTTCCAGATCCAAGCACAGTTGCTTCTTTAGAATGGATTAAAGATTTTGAGTAA
- a CDS encoding transposase yields the protein MAFEKVEVYESTFTMDNVEQPLRFMKFAMKHKNKKRTQIMTVTTCMDMTLKTLFKIIRARWNIENSIFNNVKRECGSEHCFVHGGKAVEAVLYLIFIASNTMQLFLVRRLKKRFTTQREIVRLLLKGLYLRKYIAELVFSSS from the coding sequence TTGGCTTTTGAGAAAGTAGAAGTTTACGAGTCAACCTTTACTATGGACAACGTGGAACAACCGTTGCGATTTATGAAATTTGCGATGAAACATAAGAACAAGAAACGCACACAGATTATGACTGTAACGACTTGTATGGACATGACGCTTAAAACATTGTTTAAAATAATCAGAGCACGTTGGAATATTGAGAACTCGATTTTTAATAACGTGAAACGCGAATGTGGCTCAGAGCATTGCTTTGTGCATGGAGGGAAGGCAGTTGAAGCTGTGCTTTATTTGATCTTCATTGCGTCGAATACCATGCAATTATTTTTAGTTAGACGATTGAAAAAACGTTTTACAACTCAACGAGAAATCGTAAGGCTTTTATTAAAAGGACTATATCTGCGGAAGTATATAGCCGAATTGGTTTTTAGCAGCTCGTAG
- a CDS encoding Rrf2 family transcriptional regulator has translation MQFSIGVEYALHCLLYMVDIPSGKAVGIKDLAKFQGVSETYLSKVYTKLRKAGIVKSIPGVNGGYELARIPESITFWNIVEAVEGMTPLFQCAEIRQNEILLDKHNLPDTYTKCPCLIKVVMVEAEDQMRQYLNNKTLGWLHEQVSNKIPEEHGKATIEWFNNTKSR, from the coding sequence TTGCAATTTTCCATAGGAGTAGAGTATGCATTACATTGTTTATTATATATGGTAGATATTCCATCAGGAAAGGCTGTTGGAATTAAAGATTTAGCGAAATTTCAGGGAGTTTCAGAAACTTATTTATCAAAAGTATATACAAAATTGAGGAAAGCCGGGATTGTGAAGTCAATTCCAGGTGTTAATGGGGGATATGAGTTGGCACGTATTCCAGAAAGCATAACCTTTTGGAATATAGTTGAAGCAGTAGAAGGGATGACTCCATTATTTCAATGTGCAGAGATTAGACAAAATGAGATATTGTTAGATAAACATAATCTACCTGATACATATACAAAATGTCCTTGCTTGATAAAAGTTGTAATGGTAGAAGCAGAAGACCAGATGAGACAGTATTTGAACAATAAGACTTTAGGATGGCTTCATGAACAAGTTAGTAACAAGATTCCTGAAGAGCATGGAAAAGCAACGATTGAATGGTTCA
- a CDS encoding pyridoxamine 5'-phosphate oxidase family protein: MLTEKFFDVLKKEGVVSIVSWGIDEPHVVNTWNSYLEVTSDERILIPAYAMRRTEKNVNQNNKIKIALGSKEVLGYKDYQGTGFMIEGTAKYLESGSEFDMMKEKFSFLTRVLEITVTSAKQML, translated from the coding sequence ATGCTTACAGAAAAGTTTTTTGATGTACTAAAAAAGGAAGGTGTAGTTTCAATAGTGTCATGGGGGATAGATGAACCGCATGTGGTTAACACTTGGAACTCATATTTAGAGGTAACATCTGATGAAAGAATTTTAATTCCTGCTTATGCAATGCGTAGAACAGAAAAAAACGTAAATCAAAATAATAAAATAAAGATCGCTTTGGGTAGTAAAGAAGTTTTGGGCTATAAAGATTACCAGGGAACAGGCTTCATGATTGAAGGTACTGCAAAATACCTTGAGTCAGGTTCAGAATTCGATATGATGAAAGAAAAGTTCTCTTTTTTAACTAGAGTGTTAGAGATAACAGTTACATCAGCAAAGCAAATGCTTTAA
- a CDS encoding RluA family pseudouridine synthase gives MNNTQLSYTAGAQDENTFLRDLLASKLLLSHSLVVHLKHQNKIHVNGQLVHTNYRIQAGDFVTIDIDLIEESNIIPESISLDIVYEDEDFMVVNKPAGMSTHPSRLGGTGTLANAVTYYWQGLGRNILFRPINRLDKDTSGLVLIGKSQFAHQGIFNQLKQHTIDRRYVALVERSMAKDNGHIDQPIARLDDKKRQRIVHPTGQSATTHYQVLDKYPDHTLLSLKLETGRTHQIRVHLSFIGHPVCGDLLYGFASPLIKRQALHADRIRFTHPRSGKEVILDIPLAEDIQTAVDYLVNRV, from the coding sequence TTGAATAATACACAGCTATCATACACAGCAGGTGCACAAGATGAGAATACTTTTTTGCGTGACCTACTCGCCTCAAAACTTTTGTTGTCCCATTCTTTGGTTGTTCACCTTAAGCACCAGAACAAAATACACGTGAACGGGCAATTGGTTCATACCAACTATCGCATCCAAGCGGGAGATTTTGTCACCATAGATATTGACCTCATTGAGGAGAGCAATATCATTCCAGAGTCGATTTCTCTAGACATCGTTTACGAAGATGAGGACTTTATGGTGGTGAACAAGCCTGCGGGCATGTCCACTCACCCATCCCGCCTGGGGGGCACCGGAACCTTGGCTAATGCGGTAACTTATTACTGGCAAGGGTTGGGAAGGAACATCCTTTTCCGCCCGATTAACCGCCTTGATAAGGACACTTCCGGCTTGGTCCTCATAGGGAAAAGTCAGTTTGCCCACCAAGGCATCTTCAATCAGCTAAAGCAACACACAATTGACCGAAGGTATGTTGCTTTGGTAGAGAGATCGATGGCAAAAGATAATGGTCATATTGACCAACCAATCGCCCGGCTGGATGATAAAAAGCGCCAGCGAATTGTCCATCCAACTGGTCAGTCAGCAACAACCCATTATCAGGTACTTGACAAGTATCCTGACCACACCCTCTTGTCACTAAAGTTAGAGACCGGTCGCACCCATCAGATAAGGGTTCATCTAAGTTTTATCGGTCACCCGGTATGCGGTGACCTCCTGTACGGATTTGCTTCGCCTTTAATAAAACGACAAGCTCTGCACGCCGACAGGATACGTTTCACCCACCCCCGTAGCGGCAAAGAAGTAATTTTAGATATCCCCTTAGCGGAAGACATTCAAACAGCTGTTGACTATCTGGTTAACCGGGTATAA
- a CDS encoding AzlD domain-containing protein produces METFIIITMVTLGTVITSFLPFILFLNNSGNHPYITYLGKVLPNDAIGLLVVYCLKGINLMNPSLVFPEVASILCIMVLHYWKNNALLSIGAGTVIYMSIIH; encoded by the coding sequence ATTGAAACCTTCATTATTATTACCATGGTAACGCTTGGCACGGTTATAACAAGTTTTTTGCCGTTTATTCTATTTCTGAATAACAGTGGAAATCATCCCTATATCACTTACCTCGGAAAGGTTTTACCCAATGACGCAATCGGTTTGTTGGTTGTATATTGCCTTAAGGGTATCAATTTGATGAACCCATCCCTTGTGTTTCCAGAGGTAGCATCCATTCTCTGCATCATGGTGCTACATTATTGGAAAAACAATGCGCTACTAAGCATTGGTGCTGGAACAGTGATTTATATGTCAATTATTCACTAG
- a CDS encoding iron-containing alcohol dehydrogenase family protein, with translation MMNKYYMPTRVIMGNDCIAMNSELFITLGKKALIVTGAQSAKRNGAEKDVRTALESVGIPYLVFDKVMSNPTIACVYEGATFAKENRADFIIAIGGGSPMDAGKAIALLASQDIMEGSLFSGNYEKKVLPMAFVPTTAGTGSEVTQYSILTNNKAQTKTSIASDLLFPTIAFLDAKYTEHLGIITTIYTTIDALSHAVEGMLSARASIVSDALAVTSIQMIINCVPDMLQALKSGSKVVFNMKQREQLLQASFLAGMVIAQTGTTAVHSMGYSLTYFKNIEHGRANGLLLGEYLKLVEKVQPDLAGRILETMNFSEAEQFQELLNKLLGEKEEISSEEIRQYSKMAIQTKNIANCVVKPTEEDIITMFALSFTK, from the coding sequence ATGATGAACAAATATTATATGCCAACCAGGGTCATCATGGGGAATGACTGCATCGCCATGAACAGCGAATTATTCATAACCCTTGGGAAGAAAGCGTTGATCGTGACCGGAGCCCAATCGGCGAAAAGAAACGGTGCGGAAAAAGACGTTAGAACCGCCTTAGAATCTGTAGGTATCCCCTATCTGGTATTTGATAAGGTTATGAGCAATCCGACCATCGCCTGTGTCTACGAAGGTGCCACATTTGCCAAGGAAAATAGAGCGGATTTCATTATCGCCATTGGTGGGGGCTCACCAATGGATGCTGGTAAAGCCATTGCCTTACTGGCTTCCCAAGATATTATGGAGGGGAGCTTATTTTCAGGAAATTATGAAAAAAAGGTGTTGCCCATGGCCTTTGTCCCAACTACGGCAGGGACAGGGTCAGAAGTGACGCAGTATTCAATTTTAACCAATAATAAGGCCCAGACTAAAACAAGTATTGCCTCTGATTTATTGTTTCCAACTATCGCTTTCCTGGATGCCAAATATACGGAGCATTTGGGGATAATTACCACAATATATACCACGATTGACGCCTTATCCCATGCCGTGGAAGGCATGTTGTCCGCAAGAGCATCAATTGTTTCCGATGCTTTGGCGGTTACCAGTATCCAGATGATCATAAACTGTGTGCCCGACATGCTGCAGGCTTTAAAATCAGGGTCTAAGGTTGTCTTTAACATGAAGCAAAGGGAGCAATTGTTGCAGGCCTCCTTCTTGGCAGGAATGGTTATTGCCCAAACCGGAACAACGGCAGTACACTCGATGGGGTATTCCCTTACTTACTTTAAGAATATTGAACATGGCCGCGCCAACGGGCTTCTCTTGGGCGAGTACCTGAAACTTGTGGAAAAAGTACAGCCAGATTTAGCTGGAAGGATATTAGAAACGATGAACTTTTCAGAAGCAGAGCAATTCCAAGAATTACTGAACAAACTTTTGGGCGAAAAAGAAGAAATTAGTTCCGAAGAAATTAGGCAATATAGCAAGATGGCCATCCAAACTAAAAACATTGCCAATTGTGTGGTCAAACCGACAGAAGAAGATATAATCACGATGTTTGCACTGTCATTTACAAAATAA
- a CDS encoding PqqD family peptide modification chaperone: MPNNNEEVLNIVFKTSDNLEYEVDKDNIVIILKKQDHKVQKFFRKLKFRIPEYTKISLDEYGSCVFLQIDGMKTIKDIGENLETKYGDKAHPLYERLLLFLNHINVNCHYIEKTNF; encoded by the coding sequence ATGCCAAATAACAACGAAGAAGTTCTAAATATAGTATTTAAAACTTCTGATAATTTAGAGTATGAAGTTGATAAAGACAATATTGTGATTATACTTAAAAAACAAGATCATAAAGTTCAAAAGTTCTTTAGAAAACTTAAATTTAGAATTCCAGAATATACAAAAATTTCCCTAGATGAATATGGAAGTTGTGTATTTTTACAAATAGATGGCATGAAAACTATAAAAGATATTGGAGAAAATCTAGAAACAAAGTATGGTGATAAAGCTCACCCACTTTATGAAAGATTATTGTTATTCTTAAACCATATCAACGTTAATTGTCACTATATAGAAAAAACAAATTTCTAA